The window CCGCACCCTGGAACTCGTCCGCGCCGTCATCAACGTCCCGAGCGTCAAGGATACGGACCTTCTCGCGGACGGCATCGGCTACCTGCGCATCGTCCAGTTCAACGAACCCACGGCCAAGGCCGTGCACGAGGCCGTGCAGGGCCTCCAGGCGCGCGGGATGCGCGCGCTGATCCTGGACCTGCGCAACAACCCGGGCGGCCTGCTGACCTCGGCGATCGAGGTCGCGGAGAAGTTCGTCAAGCGCGGCGACATGATCGTCTTCACCCAGGGCCGCGACGAAAAACCCCTCCAGACGTTCCGCGCCAAGGGCCGCCAGCACTACCTGGATTTCCCCATGGTCATCCTGATCAACGGCGGCAGCGCCAGCGCCGCGGAGATCGTCGCCGGCGCCCTCCAGGACCACCGGCGCGCCATCCTCGTGGGCGAAAAATCCTTCGGCAAGGGCTCGGTGCAGAGCGTCCTCCAGCTGGAGGACGGGAGCGCCATCCGCCTGACCACCGCCCGCTACTACACCCCCAGCAAGCGAGTCATCCACGAGCAGGGCATCGAGCCGGATGTGCCCGTCGCCATGCCCCCGGAGGACTGGCAGCAACTGATGCTGCGGCGCGCCGAGCAGGAAACCGGGGACGAGGCCGGGGAACCGGAGACGGGGGGCCTCCGGGACATCCAGCTCGATCGCGCCCTCGACATCCTCAAGGGCGTCATGATCTTCACCGCGCAGCAGGGCACGCCGGCCATGGCCCGGCGCTGACCTTCAGGCTTCAGGGCCGACGACGGGTTTTATCTTGTGAACGTTCTGGGGATCGAGACCTCCTGCGACGAGACGGCGGCCGCCGTGGTGGCGGACGGGTGGCAGGTGCGATCCAACTGCGTGTACAGCCAGGTCGAGAGCCACCGGCCCTACGGCGGGGTCGTGCCGGAAATCGCCAGCCGCCAGCACGTCGAGATCCTGCCGGGGATCCTCGGCGACGCCGTGGAGCGCGCCGGCCTCGCCTGGGCCGACCTCGATGCGGTGGCCGTGACGCACGG is drawn from Kiritimatiellia bacterium and contains these coding sequences:
- a CDS encoding S41 family peptidase gives rise to the protein MSLRTLGRGAGWLGLAVLLAANLVLGARLQTQAAPTDERAAGYEKMALFTRVLEQVREQYVDAGKTTYEDLVYGALRGMLQSLDPHSQFLDPEMYKEMKDETAGEFGGLGIVIGVKEGMLTVIAPMEDTPGFRAGLLPGDKIIEIDGKPTDNLTLEEAVKQLRGAPGTKVTIGILRPKAEGVRTLELVRAVINVPSVKDTDLLADGIGYLRIVQFNEPTAKAVHEAVQGLQARGMRALILDLRNNPGGLLTSAIEVAEKFVKRGDMIVFTQGRDEKPLQTFRAKGRQHYLDFPMVILINGGSASAAEIVAGALQDHRRAILVGEKSFGKGSVQSVLQLEDGSAIRLTTARYYTPSKRVIHEQGIEPDVPVAMPPEDWQQLMLRRAEQETGDEAGEPETGGLRDIQLDRALDILKGVMIFTAQQGTPAMARR